The DNA window AGTTGGACGATCCGCATCCGCCCAGTCAGCCGGAGGGCGGTGAATGGGGTGCTGCGACGCTCTTAGCGCAGGTTGAACTGCGTCTTTACTTCCTTGGTGCGGATGTGCTCGACCCAGAACGACAGGAACGGGATGGTGCCGGCGATCGCGGTGACGATGATCTTGCCCAGCGGCCAGCGGACCTTGATGGACAGATCGATGGCGCAGATGAGGTACACGAAGTACACCCAGCCGTGCACGATCGGGACGAAGTCCAGCGAGTCGTTGCCGAAGCCGTACTTCATGATCAACTCGGCCACCAGCAGGAGCAACCACAGGCCGGTGATCCACGCGAGCACGCGATACCGCAGCAGTGCGCTCTGGACCTTCTCGACGGGGGTCGTCACCTCGGCGGGTTCGGCTGTTTCGGTCACCGGGTTCCTCTCTGCGATGCGTTCGGAGCGTCGTCGGATAGGGGCTGATCCTGTGCGTCGAGCTCCGCGAGATAGCGGTTGTAGTCAGCCAGCGCGGAATCCTCGGCGGCATCCGGCCTCGCGGCCAGCGACGATGCGCTGGGCGTCGTCGGACGCTCCGGCAGCAGGCCGTCGGGGATCTCGGTGACCCCCTTGGCGCGTACCGCCTGCGCGCGTTGTTCCTCAGGAGCGCGCTCGAGGACCACGAAGCGACGGTAGGCGTAGATGACCGCCACCGCGAATGCCGGCCACTGCAGCGCATACCCCAGGTTCTGGGCGGTTCCCGACGACGATTCGTAGCGATCCCACTGCCACCACGCAAGCGCCAGACACGCCAACGCCGCCACCGCGACCAGCACGATGAGTGCCGGACGATGGGTGCGGCGGGGGGTCGACGACATACCCTCGACGGTACCTGGCCTGCACCGATCGACGCACAGGCGGTAGGGTTGGCTCGGCCACACCGGTGGTCATGCGCGAGTGGCGGAATTGGCAGACGCGCTGGATTTAGGTTCCAGTGTCTACGGACGTGGGGGTTCAAGTCCCCCCTCGCGCACCGCTCGGTACTCGTCAGGGCCGCGACGCCGGGCACCGCGACGCCCGTGGGTTGTGGGGCGACTCGCATTCGCCGCGCAATCCGTATGCGTTGAACGCAACAGCCGGCGGGCCGGCGTCGACCGGGTGGTCGCTGACGATCGCGGCACGGACGGGCCGTCCATCACTCCACCGGCCCAGGTAGCGCAGATCGGCGTC is part of the Gordonia bronchialis DSM 43247 genome and encodes:
- a CDS encoding DUF3817 domain-containing protein, whose product is MTETAEPAEVTTPVEKVQSALLRYRVLAWITGLWLLLLVAELIMKYGFGNDSLDFVPIVHGWVYFVYLICAIDLSIKVRWPLGKIIVTAIAGTIPFLSFWVEHIRTKEVKTQFNLR
- a CDS encoding glucitol operon activator, whose translation is MSSTPRRTHRPALIVLVAVAALACLALAWWQWDRYESSSGTAQNLGYALQWPAFAVAVIYAYRRFVVLERAPEEQRAQAVRAKGVTEIPDGLLPERPTTPSASSLAARPDAAEDSALADYNRYLAELDAQDQPLSDDAPNASQRGTR